One window of Nicotiana tomentosiformis chromosome 11, ASM39032v3, whole genome shotgun sequence genomic DNA carries:
- the LOC104105320 gene encoding uncharacterized protein, giving the protein MSNLSKLKFVALDISGKNYLSWVLDAEIHLAAKGLGDTITQGNEASSQDNAKAMIFFRHHLDEGLKQQYREWGFKKYSELISCLLVTEQYNTLLLKIHESCPTRSAQLPEANMVVRRDKSGKRQNNYHGHMNVSGKRRYNNRNRGGHGKRENNMGSQNNPSRGKNGNCHRCGMKGHWKIECRAPEHFVRLYQNSIKRKANNVGASSAITPMESQLTFKNNFEAGSSNKNDDNAEANLALNDDDFEGLDDLTHLEVEDFFGDQN; this is encoded by the exons ATGTCGAATTTGTCAAAACTTAAGTTTGTGGCACTTGACATTTCTGGAAAGAATTATCTATCATGGGTTCTCGATGCAGAGATTCACTTAGCCGCTAAAGGCCTTGGTGACACCATTACTCAGGGTAATGAGGCATCAAGCCAGGACAACGCGAAGGCCATGATTTTCTTTCGTCATCATTtggatgaaggtttgaag CAGCAATACCGTGAATGGGGttttaaaaagtattctgaatTGATCTCATGCCTTCTGGTGACTGAGCAATATAATACCCTTTTGCTGAAAATCCATGAATCCTGTCCCACAAGGTCAGCTCAACTTCCTGAAGCGAATATGGTAGTGAGACGTGATAAGTCTGGAAAAAGACAGAATAATTATCATGGCCATATGAATGTAAGTGGAAAGAGACGATATAATAATCGTAATCGTGGTGGTCATGGCAAACGAGAGAACAATATGGGTTCTCAAAACAATCCTTCAAGAGGCAAAAACGGTAATTGCCACCGCTGTGGCATGAAAGGTCATTGGAAAATTGAATGCCGTGCACCTGAGCATTTTGTTAGGCTTTATCAAAACTCCATCAAAAGAAAGGCAAATAATGTTGGAGCATCTTCTGCTATTACCCCAATGGAGTCTCAATTGacctttaaaaataattttgaggCAGGATCTTCAAACAAAAATGATGACAATGCCGAGGCAAATCTTGCTTTGAATGATGATGATTTTGAAGGCCTTGATGATCTTACTCATTTGGAAGTTGAAGACTTCTTTGGAGATCAAAACTAA